ATATCCACCTGATGGATGCCGTCTATGTTTATCCAGGTAACGACGTCCTGGTCCCCGTCAAAGCAATCTTCAACCTTTTCGACTACCTTTTCCTCAAACCTGTCCCGATTGTACTTTATCAGGGTGATCTTTGGTCTTTCAGCCTTCCTGTCACCCACATGTACAATAGAACCAGGGACAAGGCCGGCTTTTTTAGAATATCCGCTGAGCAGTTTTTTCATTGATACCGCCTGCTTTTTCCATTTTCCCGATAAGCTCTGTTTTACTCAGCTTTTTGCATCCATATAGGTCTTCACGGTCTTCCCGGCTATACTGTCCCAGTTATATTTTTCCCGGAGTTGTTCTCTTCCGGCTTTACCAAGTTCTCCGTCATCGTAGTTATCAAGTACGTGATTGATACCCCAGGCGATGGATTCAGGGTTCTTGTAGACCGTGATGCCTGTCCTGAAGTTGTCCACCAGTTCAACGGCATCTGTTGCGACAATGTTCTTGCTGGCGTCCCAGGCTTCCAGAAGAACGATACCAAATGGCTCATTGCGGCTTGGCACACACATGATATTACAGGCATTGACCCATTCTTTTTTGACATCATCACTTGCATAACCCAGGAAATGGCAACTATCACTGACTCCGAGACTGGCCGCAAGATTTTCGCATACCGGTCTCATTTCCCCTTCTCCTATCAATACAAATTGGATATCCCACCTGTTCTTGAGTACTCTGGGTATTGCCTGTACCAGAAGATCAGGACCTTTCTGGTAGTTCATACGTCCTACGAAGAGAACCACAGGAGCACAGGGGTGTATCCCGTAACCGGATTTGACCTTACCGGAATCAACTTCCATTCTCATATGGTTCTCATAGAGACCGTTGGGAATGATATCCATCTTGTAATCCGGTATCTGGTAGAGGTGCTGTATCTCTGCTTTGAGGGCCTCGGATGTAACTATGACCCTGGCGGACTCATAACCTCCTCTCCATTCCCTGTGGCTGATCTCCATGGCCTCCCACCAGTTTCCGTGAACATTACCGTTCCTGCCCCATTCGGTACTGTGGTATGTGATAACGAAAGGAATACCAAGATCCTCTTTTATTCTTGTGACCACGTTCACAGGATGCCAGTCGTGTACATGTACGATATCAAAACTGCCAAATTCCGTAACACTATCGATGAATGTGTAATACATCGCATCACACATACTGTCCATCTGCTGTACCAGATCACCGTTGAGGGAATGGTTCACACGATGGTAATGAACACCGTTAACGATCTCATAGGGAGGCATATCCCGGTTACGGGTATATATGTGGACCTCGTCGCCTCTTAAGGCAAGCGCTTCTGCAAGCTCCGATACGTGTGGAGCAAGTCCCCCTACCTTTATCGAGTAAAGGCTTTCCCATGAAAACATCGCAATTCTAAGTTTTTCCATAAATGACCTCCCTGAATAATCAATTTCATCCCTGTCCGTTAATTTCTGATGCCGGCTCAGGGTGTTAGCTTCTATGTATTTCCTTCCCTTTAAAGCCTGCAGCAATCGATGTGAATGTCCGACTCCCGCTCTATCTTTTTTTCTCTATATTGTCGATGGTATATGAGAATATCTGAAAAGCCCTGCAAGGATACTGTTTTGAAATCAGGATATAATACGGAGAAAAGCTTTTAATCAATACTATCGTAAACCTCCTATCTTTAAATAAGCATGCAGGCAGAGTCCTATGGCAGAGCCAATCCTTGATATTTTAAACTTTGATAACATTATTTCTCTAGCGGTCAAGACCCTGGCTGTTATATTTCTGATAGTTATTTTCAATTCTTTTCTCGGTATAATTACTCAAAGCCTGCTTCGTAAGGCAAAGACCAAGAAGCAAATATCCAATGTAGAGATATTCAGCCAGATCTTCAAGTATATCTTTATCCTTCTCGTGGTCGTTTTTGCAGTGCTCTCATATTCCGGTGCATGGTCTGGCTTTGGTATTTTCCTTGGTCTGCTTTCTGCAGCAATCGGTTTTGCACTTCAGAAACCCATTACCGGGATTGCTGCATGGATGATGGTAGTGGCCAAGAGGCCCTTTGACATAGGAGACAGGATATTCCTTGGAGATATCAAGGGAGATGTGACCGATATTACCCTCACTCACATACATATTGCCGAGATAGGCGGTATTATCGATGGGGAGGAGAGCTCCGGGAGAATCGTGCTTGTTCCCAACTCACTGATGTTTGAAAAGAATATCATCAATTACACATATAATCATGATTTTGTCTTTGATAGTGTAATAACCACTGTCACCTATGAGAGTAATCTGGACCATGCCATTGAGATTGTACGGGAATCCGCACGTACAAAACTCGGTAAATTTATAGCCAGAAGCCCGTCTGAACCCCGGATAAGACTTGATTTTATGCCAAGTGGTATTGATGTGCAGGTCAAGTATTTCTCTCCCTCGCGTGAGCTCCACGAGTACTCCAGCAGGATAACAAAAGAGATATTCGACAGGATAAACGAAGCACCTGATGTGGAAATAGCCTATCCTCATACGGAAGTGGTGTTCAGGCGCAAGGCCTGAAGTTCACCATCCGAACACTTTAGTCACAGTGGTCGAGCCCCTTCTGATGAAATATTTCCTGAGCTCGTCCGCCACAAACAACAATACCGCAAACGGCACGGCCAGCAGGACAAACTCCAGTGGAACAGGTGTGGTGTTGAATATTGCATTAACAAATGGCTGGTACATAATAAAGGCAAGTATCAGCAACTCACTGGCAATACCAAGTAGCACCATTTTATTACTCAGCAGGCCTTTTGTGAAAACAGACTGCCTCCTGGTTCTGGAAGTAAATACATTCGCTATCTGACAGATAATGACCGCGGCAAAGAAAGCCGTTATGGCCTGCCTGTATAGCGGATCAGAGAAAGCGAGCTGCTGTCCCCATACCCATCCGCCACTGAACAGGACTGCAAAATAACATGCAAAACCTGCGGCTGCTTCGATCGGTCCTTTGAGGCCGTAGGACGTGATCAGTACCTGCGGTGTCAGCAGTTTCTCATCACTGGAACGTGGCGGTCGTTTCATGATATCGCCCTCTCCTTTTTCAATTGCAAGCGCGATGGCAGGCAGTATGTCGGTACCAAGGTCGATTGCAAGTATCAGCTGCACGTTCATCGGAAGGGGTATTGCAAGCAGCACGAAGGCTATAAAGGGCAGTATCTCAGGTATGTTACTTGTCAGGATATAGGCGATGAATTTCTTGATATTATCGAAGACAGTACGTCCTTCTTCCACTGCATTGACAATGGTTGCAAAGTTGTCGTCAAGCAGTATCATGTCCGCAGATTCCTTTGCAACATCCGTACCGCTTCCCATGGCAACACCCATGTCCGCATTCTTTATGGCAGGTGCATCGTTCACACCATCCCCTGTCATGGTCACGGTCTCGCCTGCCGACTGGAATGCTCTTACTATCTTGAGTTTCTGCAGAGGAGAGGTACGGGCAAATATTATGCTCTTTGCATCGAGCTTTTGCTTCAACTCGGCAGGTTCCATCTTTTCGAGTTCAGGACCGGTTATCAATATAGGCTCTCGATCTTCACTGTTAAGACCCACTAGATTGGATACGGAAGTTGCAGTAACCGGGTGGTCGCCTGTAATCATTACTACTTTGACCCCTGCACGGTAACATCTTTTTATAGCTTCTGCTGCTTCAGGTCTTGCGGGGTCGAGAGCACCGGAGAATCCCAGGAAGATGAACTTATCTTCATACTCTTTTACTTCATTTACATCCCGGTATGCATATGCAAGTACTCTTTCTCCTCTCTCGGCCATTTTGAGATACTCTTCTTCCAACTCATCTTTTCTCTGGGAAGTAAGTTCATGCTCCTCTCCTTCAACCATCATGCGGTCGCACATTTCAAGTACTACCTCAGGTGCACCCTTAAGGTAGGAATCCATATCATCTTCGGGAGTTCTGCATATAACCTGCATTCTCTTCACACGAGAATCAAAGGGGTACTCTACCAGCCGAGGATATCTGTCCTGTACCTGTTTTATGTCCTTGAATCTGTCTGCATAGACCAGCAGTGACCCTTCGGTCGGGTCTCCTCTGTATCCTGGTGATTCCTCTGACAGGCGTGAGTTGTTGCACACGGTGGCAACACGCAGGAGCAACTCCGGGGGTTTTTCATCATCCTGTACATCGATATATCCGTTACCGGTGTAAACCGAATGCACTGCCATCTTGTTCTGTGTAAGTGTCCCGGTCTTATCCGTACATATTACCGTAGTTGATCCGAGTGTCTCTACGGATTCAAGCTGTTTTATCAGGGCATTGCGTTTTGCCATTCTTTTGGATGCAAGGCTCAAGGCAAGCGTTACTGTGGGAAGAAGTCCTTCGGGGACGTTTGCCACGATTATCCCGATGGCAAAGATAAGGTTTGCAAGGAAAGTATCCTGTATAAGGAAGCCCACTATAAAGAAGACGATTCCCAGGAAAATAGCTATTGCAGATATTATCTTGACAAAACGGTTGAGCTCTTTGCGTATGGGTGTCTCGACCGACACGGTCTCTTCGGTCAGCAGGGAGAGTTTTCCTATCTGCGTATCGGAACCTGTGCTGAAGATAACAGCCTCTCCGTTACCCGTCTGCACAAGTGTACTGGAGAAAACCATATTCCTGCATTCAAGCATGTCCTCATGCGTACATTCCAGGGCTCTGAGCTGGGGTTCTGCCTCACCTGTGATGGGTGAGTTATCGACTTTCAGGGTGTTCTGCTCTATGAGTCTGGCATCGGCAGGAACCTTGTCCCCTTCCTCAAGGTATATCACGTCCCCTGGTACAAGTTCGGAAGCAGGTAGCTCCACGATCTCTCCGTCACGCTTAACCCTTGCAGTGGGTGCCATGAGGCTCTGGAAACTTTCCATTATCTTCTGTGCCTGATATTCCTGGATGAATGTAAAAGTGGAGTTAAGTATGACAACTCCCAGAAGTGCTATGGCGATGAAGATATTGCCCTGTCCGGGATCCAGGTATTCAGCTGTAAATGAAAGTGCGGAACCAAAAAGAAGCAGTATTGCAAAGAAGTTCTTATACTGTCTCAGATACTTCTTAAGAGGCGTTTCCTTCTCTTTTTTCTGAAGGATATTTCCTCCGCAGACTTCTTTTCTTCTTGCTGCCTCTTCTGAAGAAAGCCCTTCAGCTCCTGTGTTCAGTCTATCCAGGAACTCATCGATCTTTATGCTGTGTTCGTCACCACTGGAAGTACACTGAAAGTTCTCACCTTCTCCTTCTGATGCCATTTACCCGTGACCCCAATGAAATAATGCATGGCTTCAATATAAGTATTGTTCTAAGGTACGGGTGGAATGATCAGAGGCTGCTGAACGAGAGGTAAAGATTCCATACTCCTATTGCAATGAAGTTTACTGCGAGTCCTGCAAGTAAAAGACCCATGAGCCTGGTGAAAACCAGCATACCGGTATACCCCAGTACCTTGTAGATCCTCCTTGAGAAATGGAACAGTGTCAGGCTTATACCAAATGTGATCAGTATGGACAGGATCACACTAAAGCTCTGGATTGTCGATTCGGCACTTCCCATTAACACTATTATAGTAGTGATGGTACCGGGACCTGTAAGAAGTGGCAAAGCAATGAGGAATATCCATATGTCGCTACGGTCCATTGATTTGTCTATCTCGTCCTCTGTAATACTTTCACTGGAAACCCTACCCAGTATCATATCAAGTGCTACGATGAACAGCAGGATCCCACCGGCCACTCTCAGAGAGTCTATGGTGATACCAAAAAAATCCAGTATCATCTCTCCCGTAAGTGCAAAGGATATAGCTATCACACTGGCAAGAGCGGCTGATTTGTTTGCAACGGCATTCTTTTCTTCGAAAGTAAGGTTGTTTGTCAGTGACACAAAGGTCACAACTCCTCCCAGAGGGCTGACAATTGCAAACAAAGAAGCGAATGCAGTTATGAAAAAGGTTAAACTATCCAACGGTTACCTCCTGTAACCATTATCAACTATCAGAGGGATACATAACGTTTTTGGTGTTACATCTTAAATTGGGAGTCATATCTATCCTTATTAATACTTACTTTTCATCATGATTTTGAGTCTTTCTATCAGGTATAACTGCATTTGCTTTTTCTCTTAAGCTGGCTATAGATATTGAATATGTCTGTAAATCAAACAGAGTTGTATTATTGATTTACTGTTGAATGATATTAAATAGATACTTTTATATATGATGTTTCATATTTACGCCCTGAGCCAGTGTAGGAAAAATAATACCCTGGTATTAGTGGCATGGGGTCTATATCCATAAAACTACCTCCTTCAAAACCTCATACCGCTAATAGCGGCTCCGGTCTCCACCCGGAGCCCAATTTTGATCCAAAATTAGCTCATTCTTTTTTTAAGTGACCATGCGGTGTAAGCCAATGCCATATTCATTGCTGAAAAGAACATTGACAGTATCGAAAAGCCAAGCAGGTATATGTTATATCTGAATATTTCTGATGCCGCATAAGGTGTGCTGTCATATAGAACAAAAACCAGGCTGTTTGCAAGAATAAGTATCATAAGCATTACAGGAAGTCCCCTGGCAGCACCTTTAAGGTCTGCCCGGCTCAGGGCTATATGGGCAGATACTCCCAGTGCCAGGAATATGTAGATCCAGAACATTGGGTTGCCAAGGTTTGCAGGATCGAGCATGTTTGCTATGAGATTGCTCATGAGCTCGAGCGAAGCCGGCAAGACAGATAAGAATGGACGGGAATCCCCGGTGAAAGCTGAAAGCTGGCCGGAAAAGCTGCTGAACAGCTCTGGTAGTAATATATACATACTTAGGATAAGGAAGATATTCCCGCTAAGTATGGGACCTATTCCAATGAAGAAGTTGCCCATACTCTGGAAAAGGCTGCTCCTGTCATAACTATGCTGTACATATCCCAGGGTCCCGTCATCTGATCTTATGTCAAGAAGCTTTACTTTACGGACCTTGTGTCCGAACAACCAGCACATGAGTAAATGTCCGACCTCATGTACAGGCACTCCGATCCATGCTGTCAGTAAAAGTGCCTTCCTTCCGAAACTTCGCTGCAGATAGCTATTTGAAAGTTGTTCCATCTGTCCAAGCAGAAGTCCTATCAAGAGTACAGGTCCGGTAAAAGCCAGCAGTTCCAGCAGACTCAAACGGATTATCATACTGATCTCCTGTATCATGCCATCTCTCCTGCGCTGCAGACCTGAACTGATTGGTTTTTACGGATAAGTACTTATTCGATGAACATAGGATAATTCTTTGATGCGGGTGTATGTGGGAGGTAAAGCTGGAACGAATAGTTCTTTCCTCTTAATCGGTTTAGCCCTCCGCATATTATCTGAAGGTGATATAAATGGATGAGAAAAGAGATATGAGAAAACAGCTTGAAGGTCAATTTCGAGAGCTACGTGATAGTATTACAAAGAATGTCAGAGACCTTGAACTTGAAAAGGAATTTGACAAACAGACAAAAGAGATCACGGATTATGTGGACCAGAATATCAGAAAGCTCAGAAGCAGCATGAAAGAAACTGAAGCAAAAGAAGCTCCTTATATAACAATGCCATTGATAGGGGATCCTGCTCCTTCCTTTACTGCTGTCACCACAGCAGGTGAGATCAACTTCCCAAAGGACTACAGGGATAAGTGGGTTGTCCTTTTCAGTCATCCTGCTGATTTCACGCCGGTATGTACTACCGAGTTCATGACTTTTGCGAACATGCAGGATGAGTTCAAAGAGCTCAACTGTGAACTGATCGGATTGTCCATTGACAGCATTTATGCACACATTGCATGGCTGAGGACCATTAAAGAGAAGATCGAATACAAGGGAATGAAGGATATTGAGATCACCTTCCCGGTAATCGCCGATCTTAAGATGGAGGTTGCAAAGAAATTTGGTATGCTGCAACCAAATGCCTCGGACACCCAGGCTGTAAGAGCAGTATTTGTGATAGATCCCAAGGCAAAGATCAGAGCAATTCTCTATTATCCGCTCTCCAACGGAAGGAACATGGATGAGATCAAAAGGCTTGTGCAGGCACTGCAGAAGTCAGATGCAGAGGACATTGCAACCCCTGCAAACTGGCAACCGGGTGAGGATGTGATCATCCCACCGCCCGGATCATGTGGAACAGCAAAGGAAAGAGTAGAGTCGGAAGAAGAAGGCAAATACTGTCTTGACTGGTTCATGTGTTTCAAGAAAGGACAGTAAAAAAACAGGAAGGACTTTTTTGTCCTTTCTTCATTATTCGTATTCAAGCTGAAGACCACAACCCACTTCTTTCAGATCACAGACCTCTGACAATGCTATCTTCGATCCAAGGTCTGTACAATGACATGCATGAACTTCCCTGATGTTGAGTTTTTGGAAGTAGTCTATTATTCCTTTGATCTTTTTCTCAGGAGGATTGAGTAAATGGAAACCTCCTATAATGTCAGCTATCCTTTCTTCATCGCAAAGTTCCTTTGCATACTCAACGATATTGCAGATGCCTGAATGGGAGCAGCCTGTAACGATAACCAGACCCTTTTCTGTTATTATTGCAAGTGCGGTATCGTCAAGTAGATCGTCTTCGGTTTTCTTTCCACCGATATTGATCTTGCTTTCGAGTGGATCGTGTTCAAAATCAAATCTCCGGGGTATTTCCCCGAGAAATACCACATTCTCCGTTATCCACCGGGGTCCGTTGCTGAGCTGGAATTTGAAAACCTTTGAGAGCCTGTCAGGTGATATGAGGGTTCCTATCTCCTGCATTCCGGAATCTGTTCTGCTGTTGAATATCAATGGGTGAGCGATCAGGTCAGGTTCTGAATGGTCCAGTCCTTCCATCCTTGCTTCGGTGTATAATCTGATAAGAGGATCAAGTCCCCATGTATGGTCAAGGTGGGCGTGGGATAATACAATATGGTCAAGTCCCAGAATATCGATGTTCATCTTCTCTGCATTGCGGATAAATGCATCCGAGTATCCTGTATCAAAAAGTATCTTCTTTCCGTCTGCTTCTATAAAGTAGGAAACGGCAGGTTCGCCTGTTAAGTAACGATCAATCAGTGTATTGTTATCTACGAGCACGGTTAATTTCATGCCTGAAGATAAGGTCTGAATGATAAAAAAGTTTCATTTCAGGAAGATAGTGACCTGATGTCACTCTTCCTTCTCTTCCTCAAGTGCCTTGCTGACGATCTTCATGGCGCAGAGGTCACCGCACATGGAGCATGCTTCACTTCCGGTGTTCCTGCTGTCCCTTATTTTCGTAGCCTTCTCACCGTCGATTGCAAGCTCGAACTGTGTGTCCCAGTCAAGGTTCTTACGTGCATGTGCCATCTTGTTATCTACGGCCCTTGCACGTTCTTTCTGTCCTTCCTTTGTCAGGTCTGCCGCGTGGGCAGCAATTCTTGTAACTATGGTACCTTCACGGATGTCGTCCTTTGTCGGGAGTGCCAGATGTTCGGCAGGTGTTGTCATGCACAGGAAATCAGCCCCGCACATGCCTGCAAAAGTACCTCCGATGGCACCGGTGATATGGTCATATCCGGGGGCAATGTCGGTTACAAGAGGGCCTAGCAGGTAGAGAGGTGCGTCATCGCAGAGATTCTTCATGCCCTTCACGCTCAATTCGATCTCATCGATGGGTACATGTCCTGGACCTTCCACAAAGCACTGGATATTGGCTTCGCGTGTGCGTCTTACAAGTTCTCCAAGGGTGATGAACTCCATGAAGGAAGGTCCGTCGGATGCGTCATGAATACATCCGGGTCTCATACCGTCGCCAAGGCTGATTGCCATGTCATATTCCTTTGCGATCTCCAGCAGGTAATCATATTCCGCATAGAAAGGATTGTCCTCTCCGTTATGCAGCATCCAGGCAAGGGTAAATGATCCGCCACGGCTGACGATGTCAGTTATCCTGTTACCCTGCCTTATTCTCTTCATGGCATCCTGGTTCACTGCCGCGTGTATGGTGACAAAGTCGATACCATCCTTTGCATGTTTGCGTACTGCATTGAACATGTCATCAGATGTCATATCCACAACAGTCTTCTGCGTGGCTGCGGCCTGATAGATTGGAACCGAGCCTATGGGGATGTCCACTGCATCCATTATCTTCTTTCTTATAAGGTCAAGGTCCCCCCCGGTGGACAGGTCCATGAGCGCATCGGCGCCGAAGGCCTCTGCAGTCTTTGCTTTTTCCACTTCCTCCTCAATGTTAATGTAATCACGTGATGTACCAATATTGGCATTTATCTTGGTGCTTAGGTATTTTCCTATACCTACGACCCTGCAATCCCTGGCAGGGTTATTGGGGATACTTATGAGTCCCTTCGCAACACACGAGCAGATGGTCTTAGCATCAATGCCTTCATCCCTGGCAACGGCTCCCATCTGGGGTGTGATGATCCCTCGTTTTGCATCTTCCATTAATGTCATTAATTACTCCTTCGCTACTGCGTCTGTTATGGGCTGCAGATATTATCTGAGTATATATATATGTTTCACAAATGTGATGTAGATTATCATTGCGGCATGATTACTTTCACCCCGCAGGCTCAATTCTTATCTATAATCAATGCATAGGAGTCCAGCATGTCGATAGTCGTATTCACGGAAAAGAACAAAGCAGCAGCACAGATAGCTGGAATCCTGAGTGAGGGTGGTTTTAATCGTGCATCGATAGATGGCATTCCCGTGTACGACTTCAAAAAAAACGGGAAGGAATGGAGAATAATGGGGCTTTCCGGCCACATTATGGGATATGATTTTCCGCCGGAATACAGTAACTGGAGGGAATGCGATCCTGCTGTGCTCCTTGATACTGACCCTGTAAAGAATGTATTGAAGAAACCATATGCCACCGCGATATCCAGACTTGCGGGCCAGGCAGATGAACTCATCCTTGCATGTGACTTTGACAGGGAAGGGGAGAATATAGGTTTTGAGGCAAAGTCCATTGCGGAAAAGTCTTCCAGAGCTCCTGTGAAAAGGGCACGTTTCTCCTCACTGTCCGCAAGTGAGATCAAGAAGGCATTCGGCAACCTTGTGGAACCCAACGAAAATCTTGCAATGTCCGCTGAGGCACGTCAGATACTCGATCTTAAGATGGGTGCTGCCTTCACAAGATTCATGACGCTTTCTGTGCGGGAGCATGCACGGACAAAAGGAATAATTTCCATCGGTCCCTGTCAGACCCCGACCTGCGGATTTGTTTATGAACGTGAACGGCTGATACGTGATTTCAAAGCAAAGGATTTCTGGAAGATCGAAGGGATATTTTCCCACTCAGCAAAGGATTTCAAAGGGACTCATCGAGCCGGTAATATCACTGAGAAGGCAAAGGCCGACGAGATCTTCAAACGTATAAAGGACTGCAAGAAGGGAACCGTGGCAAAGAAGCGCGAGAAGGAGTCCGCAGTGAATCCTCCCTATCCGCTGAACACCACCGAGTTTCTCAAACGGGCTTCCAAGTACTTGGGTATAAGCCCTGAGACCGCCCTTGAGGTTGCAGAGCAGTTATATCTTGCAGGTTTTACGAGCTATCCCAGGACAGAGACGAACAAGTATGCCGATGATTTTGATTTTAAGACAATACTGGTGGGCTTTTCCTCGGGTGAGTTCAGAGAACAGGTAATGGATATACTTTCCCGGTCACAGATTAAAAGCAGGAATGGAACTAAGGACGGTCATGACCATCCTCCTATCTATCCTATCAGGGCCGCAGGCAGGCAGGAGATCGAGAAAAGTGTCAGGATGCCTGATGCCTGGAAGGTTTACGATCTCATTGTCCGACACTTCATTGCTAACCTGATGCCTCCTGCCATATTTGACAAGACCCGCCTTGAGGTACATGTCAGGGGTGAGATTTTCGATGCCACGGGTTCTATACTGAAGGATGCAGGCTGGCTTGCTGTATATCCATTCGAAAATAAGAATGATAAGCTTCTACCGAATTTGGAACTGAATGACGAGGTTGATGTTAAGAAATTAAGCAATACCAGGTCCAAGACAAGTCCTCCCAAGCGGCTTACAGAAGCCGAGCTTCTCACACTGATGGATAAGAACGGTATCGGTACCAAGGCAACAGCTCCGTCTCATATAGAAACCAATAAAAAACGCGGCTATTTCGAGACCAAGGGAAAAACAATTGCAATCCTGGATACGGGCTTTACTCTTATGGAATCACTGGATTCGAGTGTGCCGATACTTGTAAAACCTGATATCCGTGCTCGTATCGAAGCGCTGATACAGGATGTTGAGGACGGGAAGAAAAGCTTTGACAGCACATTGGAGGAAGGCTCACATCTCATAAGAGAAATGTACTCCCAGCTCAGGTCGGGTAAGGAACAGATAGTTACGAAACTGGCCGGAACGATAACTGATGAGAGTATTGCTGCGGATAAAAAGAATTTCGTGGGGGAATGTCCGGAGTGCGGGCGTATGCTTCGTATTGTAAGGACTGACAAAGGCAGGTTTGTTGGCTGCAGTGGATATCCCTCCTGCAAGAATACCTATCCTCTTCCGAAAAAAGGTGCTCTTAATGTACTGCGGTCAAAGCAGTGTGAAAAGGAAGGTGTTGCCGTGATCAAAGTCGGAAACAAGTACCACTGGTCTGTTGGCATGGGTCCGTGTTTTACATGCGATTCCGAAAAAAAGTGTTTCCCGCCTGAGGTGATCGGAACGTGTCCGAAATGTGATGGGTCAATGTTCATAATCACTACCAAGGATACAAGATTTCTGGCGTGTACTGAAAGGTGTGGCTATACCCAGTCCCTGCCAAAGGAAGGCAGGCTTACTGTTAAGGGAAAATGTAAGCATTGTGACTGGAAACA
The window above is part of the Methanolobus zinderi genome. Proteins encoded here:
- a CDS encoding glycosyltransferase family 4 protein, which translates into the protein MEKLRIAMFSWESLYSIKVGGLAPHVSELAEALALRGDEVHIYTRNRDMPPYEIVNGVHYHRVNHSLNGDLVQQMDSMCDAMYYTFIDSVTEFGSFDIVHVHDWHPVNVVTRIKEDLGIPFVITYHSTEWGRNGNVHGNWWEAMEISHREWRGGYESARVIVTSEALKAEIQHLYQIPDYKMDIIPNGLYENHMRMEVDSGKVKSGYGIHPCAPVVLFVGRMNYQKGPDLLVQAIPRVLKNRWDIQFVLIGEGEMRPVCENLAASLGVSDSCHFLGYASDDVKKEWVNACNIMCVPSRNEPFGIVLLEAWDASKNIVATDAVELVDNFRTGITVYKNPESIAWGINHVLDNYDDGELGKAGREQLREKYNWDSIAGKTVKTYMDAKS
- a CDS encoding mechanosensitive ion channel family protein, whose amino-acid sequence is MAEPILDILNFDNIISLAVKTLAVIFLIVIFNSFLGIITQSLLRKAKTKKQISNVEIFSQIFKYIFILLVVVFAVLSYSGAWSGFGIFLGLLSAAIGFALQKPITGIAAWMMVVAKRPFDIGDRIFLGDIKGDVTDITLTHIHIAEIGGIIDGEESSGRIVLVPNSLMFEKNIINYTYNHDFVFDSVITTVTYESNLDHAIEIVRESARTKLGKFIARSPSEPRIRLDFMPSGIDVQVKYFSPSRELHEYSSRITKEIFDRINEAPDVEIAYPHTEVVFRRKA
- a CDS encoding cation-translocating P-type ATPase, producing the protein MASEGEGENFQCTSSGDEHSIKIDEFLDRLNTGAEGLSSEEAARRKEVCGGNILQKKEKETPLKKYLRQYKNFFAILLLFGSALSFTAEYLDPGQGNIFIAIALLGVVILNSTFTFIQEYQAQKIMESFQSLMAPTARVKRDGEIVELPASELVPGDVIYLEEGDKVPADARLIEQNTLKVDNSPITGEAEPQLRALECTHEDMLECRNMVFSSTLVQTGNGEAVIFSTGSDTQIGKLSLLTEETVSVETPIRKELNRFVKIISAIAIFLGIVFFIVGFLIQDTFLANLIFAIGIIVANVPEGLLPTVTLALSLASKRMAKRNALIKQLESVETLGSTTVICTDKTGTLTQNKMAVHSVYTGNGYIDVQDDEKPPELLLRVATVCNNSRLSEESPGYRGDPTEGSLLVYADRFKDIKQVQDRYPRLVEYPFDSRVKRMQVICRTPEDDMDSYLKGAPEVVLEMCDRMMVEGEEHELTSQRKDELEEEYLKMAERGERVLAYAYRDVNEVKEYEDKFIFLGFSGALDPARPEAAEAIKRCYRAGVKVVMITGDHPVTATSVSNLVGLNSEDREPILITGPELEKMEPAELKQKLDAKSIIFARTSPLQKLKIVRAFQSAGETVTMTGDGVNDAPAIKNADMGVAMGSGTDVAKESADMILLDDNFATIVNAVEEGRTVFDNIKKFIAYILTSNIPEILPFIAFVLLAIPLPMNVQLILAIDLGTDILPAIALAIEKGEGDIMKRPPRSSDEKLLTPQVLITSYGLKGPIEAAAGFACYFAVLFSGGWVWGQQLAFSDPLYRQAITAFFAAVIICQIANVFTSRTRRQSVFTKGLLSNKMVLLGIASELLILAFIMYQPFVNAIFNTTPVPLEFVLLAVPFAVLLFVADELRKYFIRRGSTTVTKVFGW
- a CDS encoding MarC family protein: MDSLTFFITAFASLFAIVSPLGGVVTFVSLTNNLTFEEKNAVANKSAALASVIAISFALTGEMILDFFGITIDSLRVAGGILLFIVALDMILGRVSSESITEDEIDKSMDRSDIWIFLIALPLLTGPGTITTIIVLMGSAESTIQSFSVILSILITFGISLTLFHFSRRIYKVLGYTGMLVFTRLMGLLLAGLAVNFIAIGVWNLYLSFSSL
- a CDS encoding peroxiredoxin gives rise to the protein MPLIGDPAPSFTAVTTAGEINFPKDYRDKWVVLFSHPADFTPVCTTEFMTFANMQDEFKELNCELIGLSIDSIYAHIAWLRTIKEKIEYKGMKDIEITFPVIADLKMEVAKKFGMLQPNASDTQAVRAVFVIDPKAKIRAILYYPLSNGRNMDEIKRLVQALQKSDAEDIATPANWQPGEDVIIPPPGSCGTAKERVESEEEGKYCLDWFMCFKKGQ
- a CDS encoding MBL fold metallo-hydrolase; translation: MKLTVLVDNNTLIDRYLTGEPAVSYFIEADGKKILFDTGYSDAFIRNAEKMNIDILGLDHIVLSHAHLDHTWGLDPLIRLYTEARMEGLDHSEPDLIAHPLIFNSRTDSGMQEIGTLISPDRLSKVFKFQLSNGPRWITENVVFLGEIPRRFDFEHDPLESKINIGGKKTEDDLLDDTALAIITEKGLVIVTGCSHSGICNIVEYAKELCDEERIADIIGGFHLLNPPEKKIKGIIDYFQKLNIREVHACHCTDLGSKIALSEVCDLKEVGCGLQLEYE
- the thiC gene encoding phosphomethylpyrimidine synthase ThiC, whose protein sequence is MTLMEDAKRGIITPQMGAVARDEGIDAKTICSCVAKGLISIPNNPARDCRVVGIGKYLSTKINANIGTSRDYINIEEEVEKAKTAEAFGADALMDLSTGGDLDLIRKKIMDAVDIPIGSVPIYQAAATQKTVVDMTSDDMFNAVRKHAKDGIDFVTIHAAVNQDAMKRIRQGNRITDIVSRGGSFTLAWMLHNGEDNPFYAEYDYLLEIAKEYDMAISLGDGMRPGCIHDASDGPSFMEFITLGELVRRTREANIQCFVEGPGHVPIDEIELSVKGMKNLCDDAPLYLLGPLVTDIAPGYDHITGAIGGTFAGMCGADFLCMTTPAEHLALPTKDDIREGTIVTRIAAHAADLTKEGQKERARAVDNKMAHARKNLDWDTQFELAIDGEKATKIRDSRNTGSEACSMCGDLCAMKIVSKALEEEKEE